The Papio anubis isolate 15944 chromosome 1, Panubis1.0, whole genome shotgun sequence genome window below encodes:
- the AGO1 gene encoding protein argonaute-1 isoform X4 codes for MEAGPSGAAAGAYLPPLQQVFQAPRRPGIGTVGKPIKLLANYFEVDIPKIDVYHYEVDIKPDKCPRRVNREVVEYMVQHFKPQIFGDRKPVYDGKKNIYTVTALPIGNERVDFEVTIPGEGKDRIFKVSIKWLAIVSWRMLHEALVSGQIPVPLESVQALDVAMRHLASMRYTPVGRSFFSPPEGYYHPLGGGREVWFGFHQSVRPAMWKMMLNIDVSATAFYKAQPVIEFMCEVLDIRNIDEQPKPLTDSQRVRFTKEIKGLKVEVTHCGQMKRKYRVCNVTRRPASHQTFPLQLESGQTVECTVAQYFKQKYNLQLKYPHLPCLQVGQEQKHTYLPLEVCNIVAGQRCIKKLTDNQTSTMIKATARSAPDRQEEISRLMKNASYNLDPYIQEFGIKVKDDMTEVTGRVLPAPILQYGGRVSRNRAIATPNQGVWDMRGKQFYNGIEIKVWAIACFAPQKQCREEVLKNFTDQLRKISKDAGMPIQGQPCFCKYAQGADSVEPMFRHLKNTYSGLQLIIVILPGKTPVYAEVKRVGDTLLGMATQCVQVKNVVKTSPQTLSNLCLKINVKLGGINNILVPHQRSAVFQQPVIFLGADVTHPPAGDGKKPSITAVVGSMDAHPSRYCATVRVQRPRQEIIEDLSYMVRELLIQFYKSTRFKPTRIIFYRDGVPEGQLPQILHYELLAIRDACIKLEKDYQPGITYIVVQKRHHTRLFCADKNERLPGLDPIYRPAPREGKGNYHLLNSSYVPDTVQGVFLTATL; via the exons CTGCGGGCGCTTACCTGCCCCCCCTGCAGCAGGTGTTCCAGGCACCTCGCCGGCCTGGCATTGGCACTGTGGGGAAACCAATCAAGCTCCTGGCCAATTACTTTGAGGTGGACATCCCTAAGATCGACGTGTACCACTACGAGGTGGACATCAAGCCGGATAAGTGTCCCCGTAGAGTCAACCG GGAAGTGGTGGAATACATGGTCCAGCATTTCAAGCCTCAGATCTTTGGTGATCGCAAGCCTGTGTATGATGGAAAGAAGAACATTTACACTGTCACAGCACTGCCCATTGGCAACGAACGG GTCGACTTTGAGGTGACAATccctggggaagggaaggatCGAATCTTTAAGGTCTCCATCAAGTGGCTAGCCATTGTGAGCTGGCGAATGCTGCATGAGGCCCTGGTCAGCGGCCAGATCCCTGTTCCCCTGGAGTCTGTGCAAGCCCTGGATGTGGCCATGAGGCACCTGGCATCCATGAG GTACACCCCTGTGGGCCGCTCCTTCTTCTCACCGCCTGAGGGCTACTACCACCCGCTGGGGGGTGGGCGCGAGGTCTGGTTCGGCTTTCACCAGTCTGTGCGCCCTGCCATGTGGAAGATGATGCTCAACATTGATG TCTCAGCCACTGCCTTCTATAAGGCACAGCCAGTGATTGAGTTCATGTGTGAGGTGCTGGACATCAGGAACATAGATGAGCAGCCCAAGCCCCTCACGGACTCTCAGCGCGTTCGCTTCACCAAGGAGATCAAGG GCCTGAAGGTGGAAGTCACCCACTGTGGACAGATGAAGAGGAAATACCGCGTGTGTAATGTTACCCGTCGCCCTGCTAGCCATCAGAC ATTCCCCTTACAGCTGGAGAGTGGACAGACTGTGGAGTGCACAGTGGCACAGTATTTCAAGCAGAAATATAACCTTCAGCTCAAGTATCCCCATCTGCCCTGCCTACAAGTTGGCCAGGAACAAAAGCATACCTACCTTCCCCTAGAG GTCTGTAACATTGTGGCTGGGCAACGCTGTATTAAAAAGCTGACCGACAACCAGACTTCGACCATGATAAAGGCCACAGCTAGATCCGCTCCAGACAGACAGGAGGAGATCAGTCGCCTG ATGAAGAATGCCAGCTACAACTTAGATCCCTACATCCAGGAATTTGGGATCAAAGTGAAGGATGACATGACGGAGGTGACAGGGCGAGTGCTGCCGGCGCCCATCTTGCAGTACGGCGGCCGGGTGAGCAGG AACCGGGCCATTGCCACACCCAATCAGGGTGTCTGGGACATGCGGGGGAAACAGTTCTACAATGGGATTGAGATCAAAGTCTGGGCCATCGCCTGCTTCGCACCCCAAAAACAGTGTCGAGAAGAGGTGCTCAA GAACTTCACAGACCAGCTGCGGAAGATTTCCAAGGATGCGGGGATGCCTATCCAGGGTCAGCCTTGTTTCTGCAAATATGCCCAGGGGGCAGACAGCGTGGAGCCTATGTTCCGGCATCTCAAGAACACCTACTCAGGGCTGCAGCTCATTATTGTCATCCTGCCAGGGAAGACGCCAGTGTATG CTGAGGTGAAACGTGTTGGAGATACACTCTTGGGAATGGCTACACAGTGTGTGCAGGTGAAGAATGTGGTCAAGACCTCACCTCAGACTCTgtccaacctctgcctcaagaTCAATGTCAAACTTGGTGGCATTAACAACATCCTAGTCCCACACCAGCG CTCTGCCGTTTTTCAACAGCCAGTGATATTCCTGGGAGCAGATGTTACACACCCCCCAGCAGGGGATGGGAAAAAACCTTCTATCACAGCA GTGGTAGGCAGTATGGATGCCCACCCCAGCCGATACTGTGCTACTGTGCGGGTACAGCGACCACGCCAAGAGATCATTGAAGACTTGTCCTACATGGTGCGTGAGCTCCTCATCCAGTTCTACAAGTCCACCCGCTTCAAGCCTACCCGCATCATCTTCTACCGAGATGGGGTCCCTGAAGGCCAGCTACCCCAG ATACTCCACTATGAGCTACTGGCCATTCGTGATGCCTGCATCAAACTGGAAAAGGACTACCAGCCTGGGATCACTTATATTGTGGTGCAGAAACGCCATCACACCCGCCTTTTCTGTGCTGACAAGAACGAGCGA CTCCCTGGCCTAGACCCCATATATAGACCAGCTcccagagaagggaaagggaactaccatttattgaactcctcctatgtgccagatactgtacAAGGCGTcttcctcacagcaaccctgtga
- the AGO1 gene encoding protein argonaute-1 isoform X2 — MEAGPSGAAAGAYLPPLQQVFQAPRRPGIGTVGKPIKLLANYFEVDIPKIDVYHYEVDIKPDKCPRRVNREVVEYMVQHFKPQIFGDRKPVYDGKKNIYTVTALPIGNERVDFEVTIPGEGKDRIFKVSIKWLAIVSWRMLHEALVSGQIPVPLESVQALDVAMRHLASMRYTPVGRSFFSPPEGYYHPLGGGREVWFGFHQSVRPAMWKMMLNIDVSATAFYKAQPVIEFMCEVLDIRNIDEQPKPLTDSQRVRFTKEIKGLKVEVTHCGQMKRKYRVCNVTRRPASHQTFPLQLESGQTVECTVAQYFKQKYNLQLKYPHLPCLQVGQEQKHTYLPLEVCNIVAGQRCIKKLTDNQTSTMIKATARSAPDRQEEISRLMKNASYNLDPYIQEFGIKVKDDMTEVTGRVLPAPILQYGGRNRAIATPNQGVWDMRGKQFYNGIEIKVWAIACFAPQKQCREEVLKNFTDQLRKISKDAGMPIQGQPCFCKYAQGADSVEPMFRHLKNTYSGLQLIIVILPGKTPVYAEVKRVGDTLLGMATQCVQVKNVVKTSPQTLSNLCLKINVKLGGINNILVPHQRSAVFQQPVIFLGADVTHPPAGDGKKPSITAVVGSMDAHPSRYCATVRVQRPRQEIIEDLSYMVRELLIQFYKSTRFKPTRIIFYRDGVPEGQLPQILHYELLAIRDACIKLEKDYQPGITYIVVQKRHHTRLFCADKNERIGKSGNIPAGTTVDTNITHPFEFDFYLCSHAGIQGTSRPSHYYVLWDDNRFTADELQILTYQLCHTYVRCTRSVSIPAPAYYARLVAFRARYHLVDKEHDSGEGSHISGQSNGRDPQALAKAVQVHQDTLRTMYFA; from the exons CTGCGGGCGCTTACCTGCCCCCCCTGCAGCAGGTGTTCCAGGCACCTCGCCGGCCTGGCATTGGCACTGTGGGGAAACCAATCAAGCTCCTGGCCAATTACTTTGAGGTGGACATCCCTAAGATCGACGTGTACCACTACGAGGTGGACATCAAGCCGGATAAGTGTCCCCGTAGAGTCAACCG GGAAGTGGTGGAATACATGGTCCAGCATTTCAAGCCTCAGATCTTTGGTGATCGCAAGCCTGTGTATGATGGAAAGAAGAACATTTACACTGTCACAGCACTGCCCATTGGCAACGAACGG GTCGACTTTGAGGTGACAATccctggggaagggaaggatCGAATCTTTAAGGTCTCCATCAAGTGGCTAGCCATTGTGAGCTGGCGAATGCTGCATGAGGCCCTGGTCAGCGGCCAGATCCCTGTTCCCCTGGAGTCTGTGCAAGCCCTGGATGTGGCCATGAGGCACCTGGCATCCATGAG GTACACCCCTGTGGGCCGCTCCTTCTTCTCACCGCCTGAGGGCTACTACCACCCGCTGGGGGGTGGGCGCGAGGTCTGGTTCGGCTTTCACCAGTCTGTGCGCCCTGCCATGTGGAAGATGATGCTCAACATTGATG TCTCAGCCACTGCCTTCTATAAGGCACAGCCAGTGATTGAGTTCATGTGTGAGGTGCTGGACATCAGGAACATAGATGAGCAGCCCAAGCCCCTCACGGACTCTCAGCGCGTTCGCTTCACCAAGGAGATCAAGG GCCTGAAGGTGGAAGTCACCCACTGTGGACAGATGAAGAGGAAATACCGCGTGTGTAATGTTACCCGTCGCCCTGCTAGCCATCAGAC ATTCCCCTTACAGCTGGAGAGTGGACAGACTGTGGAGTGCACAGTGGCACAGTATTTCAAGCAGAAATATAACCTTCAGCTCAAGTATCCCCATCTGCCCTGCCTACAAGTTGGCCAGGAACAAAAGCATACCTACCTTCCCCTAGAG GTCTGTAACATTGTGGCTGGGCAACGCTGTATTAAAAAGCTGACCGACAACCAGACTTCGACCATGATAAAGGCCACAGCTAGATCCGCTCCAGACAGACAGGAGGAGATCAGTCGCCTG ATGAAGAATGCCAGCTACAACTTAGATCCCTACATCCAGGAATTTGGGATCAAAGTGAAGGATGACATGACGGAGGTGACAGGGCGAGTGCTGCCGGCGCCCATCTTGCAGTACGGCGGCCGG AACCGGGCCATTGCCACACCCAATCAGGGTGTCTGGGACATGCGGGGGAAACAGTTCTACAATGGGATTGAGATCAAAGTCTGGGCCATCGCCTGCTTCGCACCCCAAAAACAGTGTCGAGAAGAGGTGCTCAA GAACTTCACAGACCAGCTGCGGAAGATTTCCAAGGATGCGGGGATGCCTATCCAGGGTCAGCCTTGTTTCTGCAAATATGCCCAGGGGGCAGACAGCGTGGAGCCTATGTTCCGGCATCTCAAGAACACCTACTCAGGGCTGCAGCTCATTATTGTCATCCTGCCAGGGAAGACGCCAGTGTATG CTGAGGTGAAACGTGTTGGAGATACACTCTTGGGAATGGCTACACAGTGTGTGCAGGTGAAGAATGTGGTCAAGACCTCACCTCAGACTCTgtccaacctctgcctcaagaTCAATGTCAAACTTGGTGGCATTAACAACATCCTAGTCCCACACCAGCG CTCTGCCGTTTTTCAACAGCCAGTGATATTCCTGGGAGCAGATGTTACACACCCCCCAGCAGGGGATGGGAAAAAACCTTCTATCACAGCA GTGGTAGGCAGTATGGATGCCCACCCCAGCCGATACTGTGCTACTGTGCGGGTACAGCGACCACGCCAAGAGATCATTGAAGACTTGTCCTACATGGTGCGTGAGCTCCTCATCCAGTTCTACAAGTCCACCCGCTTCAAGCCTACCCGCATCATCTTCTACCGAGATGGGGTCCCTGAAGGCCAGCTACCCCAG ATACTCCACTATGAGCTACTGGCCATTCGTGATGCCTGCATCAAACTGGAAAAGGACTACCAGCCTGGGATCACTTATATTGTGGTGCAGAAACGCCATCACACCCGCCTTTTCTGTGCTGACAAGAACGAGCGA ATTGGGAAGAGTGGTAACATcccagctgggaccacagtggaCACCAACATCACCCACCCATTTGAGTTTGACTTCTATCTGTGCAGCCATGCAGGCATCCAG GGCACCAGCCGACCATCCCATTACTATGTTCTTTGGGATGACAACCGTTTCACAGCGGATGAGCTCCAGATCCTGACGTACCAGCTGTGCCACACTTACGTACGATGCACACGCTCTGTCTCTATCCCAGCACCTGCCTACTATGCCCGCCTGGTGGCTTTCCGGGCACGATACCACCTGGTGGACAAGGAGCATGACAG tggaGAGGGGAGCCACATATCGGGGCAAAGCAATGGGCGGGACCCCCAGGCCCTGGCCAAAGCCGTGCAGGTTCATCAGGATACTCTGCGCACCATGTACTTCGCTTGA
- the AGO1 gene encoding protein argonaute-1 isoform X3 encodes MEAGPSGAAAGAYLPPLQQVFQAPRRPGIGTVGKPIKLLANYFEVDIPKIDVYHYEVDIKPDKCPRRVNREVVEYMVQHFKPQIFGDRKPVYDGKKNIYTVTALPIGNERVDFEVTIPGEGKDRIFKVSIKWLAIVSWRMLHEALVSGQIPVPLESVQALDVAMRHLASMRYTPVGRSFFSPPEGYYHPLGGGREVWFGFHQSVRPAMWKMMLNIDVSATAFYKAQPVIEFMCEVLDIRNIDEQPKPLTDSQRVRFTKEIKGLKVEVTHCGQMKRKYRVCNVTRRPASHQTFPLQLESGQTVECTVAQYFKQKYNLQLKYPHLPCLQVGQEQKHTYLPLEVCNIVAGQRCIKKLTDNQTSTMIKATARSAPDRQEEISRLMKNASYNLDPYIQEFGIKVKDDMTEVTGRVLPAPILQYGGRVSRNRAIATPNQGVWDMRGKQFYNGIEIKVWAIACFAPQKQCREEVLKNFTDQLRKISKDAGMPIQGQPCFCKYAQGADSVEPMFRHLKNTYSGLQLIIVILPGKTPVYAEVKRVGDTLLGMATQCVQVKNVVKTSPQTLSNLCLKINVKLGGINNILVPHQRSAVFQQPVIFLGADVTHPPAGDGKKPSITAVVGSMDAHPSRYCATVRVQRPRQEIIEDLSYMVRELLIQFYKSTRFKPTRIIFYRDGVPEGQLPQILHYELLAIRDACIKLEKDYQPGITYIVVQKRHHTRLFCADKNERIGKSGNIPAGTTVDTNITHPFEFDFYLCSHAGIQGTSRPSHYYVLWDDNRFTADELQILTYQLCHTYVRCTRSVSIPAPAYYARLVAFRARYHLVDKEHDR; translated from the exons CTGCGGGCGCTTACCTGCCCCCCCTGCAGCAGGTGTTCCAGGCACCTCGCCGGCCTGGCATTGGCACTGTGGGGAAACCAATCAAGCTCCTGGCCAATTACTTTGAGGTGGACATCCCTAAGATCGACGTGTACCACTACGAGGTGGACATCAAGCCGGATAAGTGTCCCCGTAGAGTCAACCG GGAAGTGGTGGAATACATGGTCCAGCATTTCAAGCCTCAGATCTTTGGTGATCGCAAGCCTGTGTATGATGGAAAGAAGAACATTTACACTGTCACAGCACTGCCCATTGGCAACGAACGG GTCGACTTTGAGGTGACAATccctggggaagggaaggatCGAATCTTTAAGGTCTCCATCAAGTGGCTAGCCATTGTGAGCTGGCGAATGCTGCATGAGGCCCTGGTCAGCGGCCAGATCCCTGTTCCCCTGGAGTCTGTGCAAGCCCTGGATGTGGCCATGAGGCACCTGGCATCCATGAG GTACACCCCTGTGGGCCGCTCCTTCTTCTCACCGCCTGAGGGCTACTACCACCCGCTGGGGGGTGGGCGCGAGGTCTGGTTCGGCTTTCACCAGTCTGTGCGCCCTGCCATGTGGAAGATGATGCTCAACATTGATG TCTCAGCCACTGCCTTCTATAAGGCACAGCCAGTGATTGAGTTCATGTGTGAGGTGCTGGACATCAGGAACATAGATGAGCAGCCCAAGCCCCTCACGGACTCTCAGCGCGTTCGCTTCACCAAGGAGATCAAGG GCCTGAAGGTGGAAGTCACCCACTGTGGACAGATGAAGAGGAAATACCGCGTGTGTAATGTTACCCGTCGCCCTGCTAGCCATCAGAC ATTCCCCTTACAGCTGGAGAGTGGACAGACTGTGGAGTGCACAGTGGCACAGTATTTCAAGCAGAAATATAACCTTCAGCTCAAGTATCCCCATCTGCCCTGCCTACAAGTTGGCCAGGAACAAAAGCATACCTACCTTCCCCTAGAG GTCTGTAACATTGTGGCTGGGCAACGCTGTATTAAAAAGCTGACCGACAACCAGACTTCGACCATGATAAAGGCCACAGCTAGATCCGCTCCAGACAGACAGGAGGAGATCAGTCGCCTG ATGAAGAATGCCAGCTACAACTTAGATCCCTACATCCAGGAATTTGGGATCAAAGTGAAGGATGACATGACGGAGGTGACAGGGCGAGTGCTGCCGGCGCCCATCTTGCAGTACGGCGGCCGGGTGAGCAGG AACCGGGCCATTGCCACACCCAATCAGGGTGTCTGGGACATGCGGGGGAAACAGTTCTACAATGGGATTGAGATCAAAGTCTGGGCCATCGCCTGCTTCGCACCCCAAAAACAGTGTCGAGAAGAGGTGCTCAA GAACTTCACAGACCAGCTGCGGAAGATTTCCAAGGATGCGGGGATGCCTATCCAGGGTCAGCCTTGTTTCTGCAAATATGCCCAGGGGGCAGACAGCGTGGAGCCTATGTTCCGGCATCTCAAGAACACCTACTCAGGGCTGCAGCTCATTATTGTCATCCTGCCAGGGAAGACGCCAGTGTATG CTGAGGTGAAACGTGTTGGAGATACACTCTTGGGAATGGCTACACAGTGTGTGCAGGTGAAGAATGTGGTCAAGACCTCACCTCAGACTCTgtccaacctctgcctcaagaTCAATGTCAAACTTGGTGGCATTAACAACATCCTAGTCCCACACCAGCG CTCTGCCGTTTTTCAACAGCCAGTGATATTCCTGGGAGCAGATGTTACACACCCCCCAGCAGGGGATGGGAAAAAACCTTCTATCACAGCA GTGGTAGGCAGTATGGATGCCCACCCCAGCCGATACTGTGCTACTGTGCGGGTACAGCGACCACGCCAAGAGATCATTGAAGACTTGTCCTACATGGTGCGTGAGCTCCTCATCCAGTTCTACAAGTCCACCCGCTTCAAGCCTACCCGCATCATCTTCTACCGAGATGGGGTCCCTGAAGGCCAGCTACCCCAG ATACTCCACTATGAGCTACTGGCCATTCGTGATGCCTGCATCAAACTGGAAAAGGACTACCAGCCTGGGATCACTTATATTGTGGTGCAGAAACGCCATCACACCCGCCTTTTCTGTGCTGACAAGAACGAGCGA ATTGGGAAGAGTGGTAACATcccagctgggaccacagtggaCACCAACATCACCCACCCATTTGAGTTTGACTTCTATCTGTGCAGCCATGCAGGCATCCAG GGCACCAGCCGACCATCCCATTACTATGTTCTTTGGGATGACAACCGTTTCACAGCGGATGAGCTCCAGATCCTGACGTACCAGCTGTGCCACACTTACGTACGATGCACACGCTCTGTCTCTATCCCAGCACCTGCCTACTATGCCCGCCTGGTGGCTTTCCGGGCACGATACCACCTGGTGGACAAGGAGCATGACAG ataa
- the AGO1 gene encoding protein argonaute-1 isoform X1 has translation MEAGPSGAAAGAYLPPLQQVFQAPRRPGIGTVGKPIKLLANYFEVDIPKIDVYHYEVDIKPDKCPRRVNREVVEYMVQHFKPQIFGDRKPVYDGKKNIYTVTALPIGNERVDFEVTIPGEGKDRIFKVSIKWLAIVSWRMLHEALVSGQIPVPLESVQALDVAMRHLASMRYTPVGRSFFSPPEGYYHPLGGGREVWFGFHQSVRPAMWKMMLNIDVSATAFYKAQPVIEFMCEVLDIRNIDEQPKPLTDSQRVRFTKEIKGLKVEVTHCGQMKRKYRVCNVTRRPASHQTFPLQLESGQTVECTVAQYFKQKYNLQLKYPHLPCLQVGQEQKHTYLPLEVCNIVAGQRCIKKLTDNQTSTMIKATARSAPDRQEEISRLMKNASYNLDPYIQEFGIKVKDDMTEVTGRVLPAPILQYGGRVSRNRAIATPNQGVWDMRGKQFYNGIEIKVWAIACFAPQKQCREEVLKNFTDQLRKISKDAGMPIQGQPCFCKYAQGADSVEPMFRHLKNTYSGLQLIIVILPGKTPVYAEVKRVGDTLLGMATQCVQVKNVVKTSPQTLSNLCLKINVKLGGINNILVPHQRSAVFQQPVIFLGADVTHPPAGDGKKPSITAVVGSMDAHPSRYCATVRVQRPRQEIIEDLSYMVRELLIQFYKSTRFKPTRIIFYRDGVPEGQLPQILHYELLAIRDACIKLEKDYQPGITYIVVQKRHHTRLFCADKNERIGKSGNIPAGTTVDTNITHPFEFDFYLCSHAGIQGTSRPSHYYVLWDDNRFTADELQILTYQLCHTYVRCTRSVSIPAPAYYARLVAFRARYHLVDKEHDSGEGSHISGQSNGRDPQALAKAVQVHQDTLRTMYFA, from the exons CTGCGGGCGCTTACCTGCCCCCCCTGCAGCAGGTGTTCCAGGCACCTCGCCGGCCTGGCATTGGCACTGTGGGGAAACCAATCAAGCTCCTGGCCAATTACTTTGAGGTGGACATCCCTAAGATCGACGTGTACCACTACGAGGTGGACATCAAGCCGGATAAGTGTCCCCGTAGAGTCAACCG GGAAGTGGTGGAATACATGGTCCAGCATTTCAAGCCTCAGATCTTTGGTGATCGCAAGCCTGTGTATGATGGAAAGAAGAACATTTACACTGTCACAGCACTGCCCATTGGCAACGAACGG GTCGACTTTGAGGTGACAATccctggggaagggaaggatCGAATCTTTAAGGTCTCCATCAAGTGGCTAGCCATTGTGAGCTGGCGAATGCTGCATGAGGCCCTGGTCAGCGGCCAGATCCCTGTTCCCCTGGAGTCTGTGCAAGCCCTGGATGTGGCCATGAGGCACCTGGCATCCATGAG GTACACCCCTGTGGGCCGCTCCTTCTTCTCACCGCCTGAGGGCTACTACCACCCGCTGGGGGGTGGGCGCGAGGTCTGGTTCGGCTTTCACCAGTCTGTGCGCCCTGCCATGTGGAAGATGATGCTCAACATTGATG TCTCAGCCACTGCCTTCTATAAGGCACAGCCAGTGATTGAGTTCATGTGTGAGGTGCTGGACATCAGGAACATAGATGAGCAGCCCAAGCCCCTCACGGACTCTCAGCGCGTTCGCTTCACCAAGGAGATCAAGG GCCTGAAGGTGGAAGTCACCCACTGTGGACAGATGAAGAGGAAATACCGCGTGTGTAATGTTACCCGTCGCCCTGCTAGCCATCAGAC ATTCCCCTTACAGCTGGAGAGTGGACAGACTGTGGAGTGCACAGTGGCACAGTATTTCAAGCAGAAATATAACCTTCAGCTCAAGTATCCCCATCTGCCCTGCCTACAAGTTGGCCAGGAACAAAAGCATACCTACCTTCCCCTAGAG GTCTGTAACATTGTGGCTGGGCAACGCTGTATTAAAAAGCTGACCGACAACCAGACTTCGACCATGATAAAGGCCACAGCTAGATCCGCTCCAGACAGACAGGAGGAGATCAGTCGCCTG ATGAAGAATGCCAGCTACAACTTAGATCCCTACATCCAGGAATTTGGGATCAAAGTGAAGGATGACATGACGGAGGTGACAGGGCGAGTGCTGCCGGCGCCCATCTTGCAGTACGGCGGCCGGGTGAGCAGG AACCGGGCCATTGCCACACCCAATCAGGGTGTCTGGGACATGCGGGGGAAACAGTTCTACAATGGGATTGAGATCAAAGTCTGGGCCATCGCCTGCTTCGCACCCCAAAAACAGTGTCGAGAAGAGGTGCTCAA GAACTTCACAGACCAGCTGCGGAAGATTTCCAAGGATGCGGGGATGCCTATCCAGGGTCAGCCTTGTTTCTGCAAATATGCCCAGGGGGCAGACAGCGTGGAGCCTATGTTCCGGCATCTCAAGAACACCTACTCAGGGCTGCAGCTCATTATTGTCATCCTGCCAGGGAAGACGCCAGTGTATG CTGAGGTGAAACGTGTTGGAGATACACTCTTGGGAATGGCTACACAGTGTGTGCAGGTGAAGAATGTGGTCAAGACCTCACCTCAGACTCTgtccaacctctgcctcaagaTCAATGTCAAACTTGGTGGCATTAACAACATCCTAGTCCCACACCAGCG CTCTGCCGTTTTTCAACAGCCAGTGATATTCCTGGGAGCAGATGTTACACACCCCCCAGCAGGGGATGGGAAAAAACCTTCTATCACAGCA GTGGTAGGCAGTATGGATGCCCACCCCAGCCGATACTGTGCTACTGTGCGGGTACAGCGACCACGCCAAGAGATCATTGAAGACTTGTCCTACATGGTGCGTGAGCTCCTCATCCAGTTCTACAAGTCCACCCGCTTCAAGCCTACCCGCATCATCTTCTACCGAGATGGGGTCCCTGAAGGCCAGCTACCCCAG ATACTCCACTATGAGCTACTGGCCATTCGTGATGCCTGCATCAAACTGGAAAAGGACTACCAGCCTGGGATCACTTATATTGTGGTGCAGAAACGCCATCACACCCGCCTTTTCTGTGCTGACAAGAACGAGCGA ATTGGGAAGAGTGGTAACATcccagctgggaccacagtggaCACCAACATCACCCACCCATTTGAGTTTGACTTCTATCTGTGCAGCCATGCAGGCATCCAG GGCACCAGCCGACCATCCCATTACTATGTTCTTTGGGATGACAACCGTTTCACAGCGGATGAGCTCCAGATCCTGACGTACCAGCTGTGCCACACTTACGTACGATGCACACGCTCTGTCTCTATCCCAGCACCTGCCTACTATGCCCGCCTGGTGGCTTTCCGGGCACGATACCACCTGGTGGACAAGGAGCATGACAG tggaGAGGGGAGCCACATATCGGGGCAAAGCAATGGGCGGGACCCCCAGGCCCTGGCCAAAGCCGTGCAGGTTCATCAGGATACTCTGCGCACCATGTACTTCGCTTGA